In a genomic window of Bradyrhizobium sp. LLZ17:
- a CDS encoding ABC transporter substrate-binding protein — translation MRSVWALAATAALSLLAFSTNTYAGEPKQGGILRIYHRDSPANASILEGATYSVNVPFMGVFNNLVIYDQHMAQNSPDTIRPELAESWSWSSDNKKLTFKLRQGVKWHDGKPFTSADVKCSFDLLMGKSQQKLRQNPRKSWYNEVNDVTPNGDFEVSFELKRPQPSLLAMLASGYTPVYPCHVSPAEMRTHPIGTGPFKFVEFKANESIKLTRNPDYWKKGLPYLDGIEYTIIPNRSTAILAFVAGKFDMTFPTHITIPLLKDIKSQAPNAVCVVEPDNVSTNIIVNSSSPPFDNIDIRRAMALALDRKAFVDILFEGQADIGGTMQPPPQGIWGMPKNMLETIPGYGPDVKANREEAKKLMQKAGYGPDKHLAVKVSTRNLAEYRDPAVILIDQLKSIYIDGELDVVETANWFPKVARKDYMLGLNLTGNAVDDPDQSFYENYSCGSERNYTNYCNKDIEKLFDLQSQETDLGKRKQLVWEIDKKLQEDVARPIIFHARAGTCWQPYVKGVTIMSNSSYNGFRFEDLWLDK, via the coding sequence ATGCGGAGCGTATGGGCGCTCGCCGCGACGGCGGCGCTATCTTTGCTGGCGTTTTCGACCAACACATATGCCGGCGAGCCCAAGCAGGGTGGAATCCTGCGGATCTACCACCGTGACAGCCCGGCGAACGCCTCCATTCTCGAGGGCGCGACCTATTCGGTCAACGTGCCGTTCATGGGCGTGTTCAACAACCTTGTCATCTACGACCAGCATATGGCGCAGAACAGCCCTGACACGATCAGGCCCGAGCTGGCCGAGAGCTGGTCATGGAGCAGCGACAACAAGAAGCTGACGTTCAAGCTGCGCCAGGGCGTCAAGTGGCATGACGGCAAGCCGTTCACGTCAGCCGACGTCAAGTGCAGCTTCGATCTGCTCATGGGCAAATCGCAGCAGAAGCTTCGGCAGAATCCACGCAAATCCTGGTACAACGAAGTCAACGACGTCACGCCCAACGGCGATTTCGAGGTGTCGTTCGAGCTGAAGCGGCCGCAACCCTCGCTGCTGGCGATGCTCGCCTCCGGCTATACGCCGGTGTATCCCTGCCATGTCTCGCCGGCGGAGATGCGCACCCATCCGATCGGGACCGGACCGTTCAAGTTCGTCGAGTTCAAAGCCAATGAATCGATCAAGCTGACGCGAAACCCGGACTACTGGAAGAAGGGCCTGCCGTATCTAGACGGCATCGAGTACACGATCATCCCCAACCGCTCGACCGCCATTCTCGCCTTCGTCGCCGGCAAGTTCGACATGACCTTCCCGACGCACATCACGATTCCGCTGCTCAAGGATATCAAATCGCAGGCGCCGAACGCGGTCTGCGTCGTCGAGCCGGACAACGTTTCGACCAATATCATCGTCAACTCGAGCTCGCCGCCGTTCGACAACATCGATATCCGCCGGGCGATGGCGCTCGCACTCGACCGCAAGGCCTTCGTCGACATCCTGTTCGAAGGTCAGGCCGACATCGGCGGCACCATGCAGCCGCCGCCGCAAGGCATCTGGGGCATGCCCAAGAACATGCTCGAAACCATTCCGGGCTACGGTCCGGACGTGAAGGCGAACCGCGAGGAAGCAAAGAAGCTGATGCAAAAGGCGGGCTACGGCCCCGACAAGCACCTTGCGGTCAAGGTCTCCACCCGCAACCTCGCGGAATATCGCGATCCCGCGGTGATCCTGATCGACCAGCTCAAGAGCATCTATATCGACGGCGAGCTCGACGTCGTGGAGACCGCGAACTGGTTCCCGAAAGTTGCACGCAAGGACTACATGCTCGGCCTCAATCTGACCGGCAATGCCGTCGACGATCCCGACCAGTCCTTCTACGAGAACTATTCCTGCGGCTCGGAGCGCAACTACACCAACTACTGCAACAAGGACATCGAAAAACTGTTCGACCTCCAATCGCAGGAGACCGACCTCGGCAAGCGCAAGCAACTGGTCTGGGAGATCGACAAGAAACTGCAGGAGGACGTCGCCCGCCCCATCATCTTCCACGCGCGGGCCGGCACCTGCTGGCAGCCCTACGTCAAGGGAGTCACGATCATGTCGAACAGCTCCTATAACGGCTTTCGCTTTGAGGATTTGTGGCTCGACAAGTAG